The nucleotide window CGAGCCcatggacgaactggcaaagatggtgtCGGCGTGGGCCCCGGTCCCCctgaacatcttcgccagagacctccacaagccttccatcgactacgccttgGTAGCAGAAGAGGGCCTACCagtcgagcccaccgcagggcccaaGGCCCCCTCTGTCACCAAGACCCcttcgaccgagcccgaggtcatggaaatcAACGTGGAGCCTCCCGAGGCTAACCAAAGCACGGATTGGCGAGCCTCGTTCCTGGATTGCCTCATTCAAGGAGAGCTTCCTGTAGACAGGACCGAGGCCCGATGGCTCAcgcgacgagccaaaacttacatcctcagcaacggcgagttgtaaggcgaagcccatctggtgtCCTCCAACAGTGCATCACCACCAaagcaggccaagccctactttgggacttgcacatggGAGCCTGCAGGCACCATGCGATGCCTCACATGCTCGTTGGAAATGCCTtatgccaagggttctactggccaacggcggtcaATGACGCCATGAAGCTGGtgtgctcctgcgagggatgctagtactacgcacggcagacgcacctcccagcCCAAGCCGTCCAAACCATCCTcgtcacatggccattcaccgtgtgggggctggacatggttgggcctctacagaaggcccccgggggctatacccatttgctagtagctattgacaagttctccaagtggatctaggctcgtccgatcactcaaatcaaatccaagcaagcggtgctgttcttcactgatatcatccacaggttcggggttctaaacaccatcatcactgacaatgagacacaattcaccggccataAGTTCCTggcgttctgcgacgaccaccacatctgtgtggcctggtcggccgtaggacaccctaggacaaacggccaagtagaacatgccaatggcatgatcctacaaggcctcaagccaagaatatacaactggttgaagaaatttggcaagaaatggcttgtcgaactcctatcggtcatctggagcctgaggaacactctgagccgagccacggggttcacaccgttcttcctggtttatggagccgaggccatcctctccactgacttggagtatggttccccgaggctacaggcctacaacgagcaaagcagcCACACTAccccgcgaggacgccctcgaccaactggaggaagcccgagacgttgtgcTGCTACACTCGGCTAAGTACCAACAAGCCCtatgacgctatcaagcccgacgCATTTAAAGCCGAGTCCTAAAAGTgagcgacctggtgctgagactgaggcagagcaataagggctgccacaagctgacaccgccatgggaagggccgtacatcgttgcccaagtgctaaagcccgggacctacaagctagccaacgagaagggcgaaatcctcaccaacgcttggaacatagaacagctacgtcgcttctacccttaaatttccaagcattgtatacattatttctcaaaatacaataaagaaacgttctttagttattctaattttttgagaaaccccctgagcccgtcgatgggggatcggcgttataacgctataagggagactcggctccgcTCTCTAGAGGTGCCCATcgtggggctcgaacaagactcggctctgcctatgcagaaccgagcctccctcagtggactagaagggggggggggggcctaAGTCCCTAGGCACTATTTTTtaatcgtttttcgaaaaaatttctacgccaaactctctcacgtacgctgacaaatcgattgtaaaagacctaaggaccaaaagtctatctcagggccaaaaggccgaccGAGCCACGAGAtagcctatgcctctgggctatggcagctccctcaccaccttttacccaagggacagcttaggctccgaggaagttttttgcaagtgatatgttctGAGATGagacagagggcaaaggctcagaaatacaataaaaaacgattaaaaagctTATACACAtgagtactttaaaaggcctcaatggccacaagcgttatgatacaaTAACATAAGTCCTAATCTGTGTACATgacccctttggcctaggtcaaatCTCAGGGTCGCCAGCATTGGTGGTCggcgtgggaggaaccacctcctcttcgaacaaacTGACCAGCGCTGTgctaggggcctcagccgcctccatcagcttcatgacctcctccttggcctcctcatcatcctcggcCATGACGTCACCgtcgctgatggcctcgaggtcgataccggcgtagtgcgaggagacgacggccagagcgtgcttgacgcccgtatgcagcgccccccGGAGCCGCTCGTGGACTCGACCGCTCAACACGATCAAGCGGCTCCTGAGGGAGCTACTCGACCTGACACCcccgacctctagggcctcgcaggacGATACGGGCAGGCGCTCTACAAGCGCGTTGTGCTCCTGGATCTCGGCCTTGAGCACCTCCTGCACTCCAACGGAGGTCTCAGCTGCCcgagagacctccttctccaaccctgcgctaagacaagcgggatggggttaagcgcaaaaggaaataagccgaacaagggCGAGGGCCtacaggactcaccctcagctTTCTCTTTCCAGCTTTGGACCTCTAACCTGGGAGGCGTcgaccaccttgagggcctccgcctagggcacctttcgtcagtaGGTGCGCACCCTActctgcccctagctgcccagcgacAGCCTTGGCCGAGACCTCCACTTGTTTGGcacgggacctgaaggtgtcccgctcgccggccacccgggtcagctcctcctccagctccttgatctgcGCCGCCAAAGGGATGGCCTGCTCCCGAGTCGTGGCCGCCTCAGCCTTCAagtcagcacagcgaaggcggaggtcctccacctccatgctctgcgccgacagaagctcattggcaCCGGCGAGTAGGTCCTTCTactgccggagctggtcccaaacATCCCTCTCCTGCCGGAGGAACAtcaacttcccgagggaccgggcctcAAGCTCCTAGACAGGCAGAATAAACATCAAGCACTGCAAGAAAACTCGGGAAGAAGATGACACAGCACAAGAAAGGAAACCATGTACCTAGgcgacaccgggcaagtcctcaGCCACAACAGACAGCGCTGTCCATAGTGACTGCTCTGCCAGTTggcggaattgctcgaaggagctcCAGTGCTCCCCTCCGCCACGTCCTcaagggtgaacagaggctccccctcagggtcgtcctggctccacCACAGAATGCGCGGGCTATCCCACCCATGGGGCTTGGGGCAGACCCAGACAAGGGCCGAGCTCCCTCGATAGGAGTCGGGACCGGCTGCTtcatggtgctggccgcctcagtgttcgccacctccttcccctaggaagtatcgtcggaggagattgcCTAAACCTCCAATTCCTAGGCACTCTCCTGCAACGGCGGTAGGTCTTGGACCGGGGGTGGTACCGAAGCTTCCCCTGCCTCCATCTCTGCATCCTGGGCCGCCAGCTCCACCACGCCCACCtccaccacctcggcctcggtggtcctaggtgCCCTGGCGTCCGCCACCTAGACTTCGGAAGCCCTAGCCTCCGCCACCTCGATTTCAGAAGCCCTGgcctctgccacctcggcctTGGAAGTCCTGGGCGCCTAATCCCCCGCCTGCTCcatggccgcctcggtagcctccCCTTGGGTGATTGGCTCCCTCGGATCGGCCCTGGCCGGCGCCACGCCACGCTGCAAGGCGGCCTACGCatccaccacccattgggcggtggagctggtgctcaccttgagcgccttacgtggcgccagggggggcacttccgcctgacgcttctggctgaaggcaaagcactcacaaggtcagcatacgaccaagggACGAGCGGGAGATACTACAAACTCCACCGACAAAACATTCACCTCGAACGGGGGCACAACCGCTTCTGCACTACGTCCCTCGTCCTCTgcaatggtggcggcggcggcggcacggcctCCATGTCCGCTGGTGCCGGAGGTGGTTCCATCGCCCCCGCCAtcgcccgctccacctccaccgtcgagcccGTCAGACTGACGACGCGCTTCCCTGACGCCCGTGCCTCGAGCGTGCTGGCCTCTGTCCTAGGGCGGGTGATCACCAGCCTagaggcgtcctctcctcctcctcctaaagGCGCTAGGCCGCTCATCGACGCCCCAGGCGCCGTCTCCCTGACAtcggggagatggtctaggggaccccgccctGCCTCGCTCTCATCATCGTTGTCGCTCGAAAGGTCCATCGGCGACGATGACGGAGATGGCTCCTTCGAGAGACCGTCGTGCCTCTGTTGCCGGCGACGTTTCTCCAGCTCATCACGCTTGaggttcttcctcttgcgccttgcctcctcagcgtccttccgctccttgtacgcctcggcgtgcgccctgtTCTTAGCTCGCTGctctgcgtcctcgggaacgggcgatggggaggctcgcacatccctcatcccctacaggaacagCAAACGCAATAAGGCAACGGACTGAAAGGGCGAGGGGCAAGAAGGCCTCGGAGGCCGCAGCAACGCGCAACTCACCAGAGAGAGATACCCacacgacgggcgcatcgggaacagAGTTAGGCCACTGCTCCTCAGTCGCCcttccaccgtctctctcacccgacacaGAATCTCCTCATCAGAGAGGGCGACGGtggacatccggatgccatcaatcggctcatccggtgtcatctcgaacaggcgctgccattgagccatcagtggcagcaccctccggtggtggaaggccaccacgaccaTAGCCGCCGTAAGGCCATGGCTGCGCAGCCTCTCCAAGGCCctcaggagcggctgcagcttgggctgatcaaccaACTAGATGCCGTACCTCCACCTAtctggctggctctccacgatCCGCCTGGTATAGGGGGGAAACCTGCCGTCGTCATtatggaggtagaaccagctgttgtaccaacGGCGGTTGGACAACGTgagctgggctgggatgtagaggggCTGCCGATCTTGGCGCACTTAGAGAGTGCAGCTGCTAGCCCTCAATGCCTTCCGCGTGCCTGTTATGCCcaccggcttggtggtgagccccgcccaaaagaggtggagccacagctcctagtggggggcaatgcccaggtatccctcgcagacggcgacgaagatggtcgcctacgcaatggagttggggttgaagttgtggagctccacgccgtagtaatggggagcgcctgcatgaaccggtccgtcggtaggccaaggccatgctcgtggaaggccatgaagctcacgatgtagccatcgcgaggcctcggctccagctcgctccccggagcaatccactccggcctgttggggtcggtgacCGGGCGGAGAAGACCATTGTCGACGAGCGACTGTAGCGTCTCCGTGGAcacgtcggacggaccccaaggatctgcctaAAGGACAACAGCGCCACCTGCCATGGGTGTGATGGAGGATGCGACTATGGCGGTAAGGCGTGCTCTCGCTACCCCTCTCTCTCGCCTATTCTCCCCCTTCTcctttcttctccccggcgctctcttcctctattcttagcaaccgctcgagggcagaaagggcgaatgtaggcaggcaaggtaaggaggggacgGGCCGAGGCTTGTCACGTATATATGAGGGAGAGAAAGAAGCGGGTGGATTGTGTAAACAGAGGGCGACGGAAAACCGGGGAAATTTCCCATAGATTCTGGCGCAGTTTAATCCAGATCCGACTAAACCGTCCATGcgccaccttttccttattaaccgcTCCACCCATAGTAGCGTCCCATCCAAGATGTCGCAGCAACGGCCAGGCGTCGTTCCGTCCTCCCTAaggaaactgcctcaaaaggcgcacctgccgttgtcagccgaggaggggaatatccccaccCGCCTTccttcagactaaggaactgggcaccgagccgttacggtctaggggtttctAAGGCTGGGTCcccaagggtttcgacagccgcacTAGGAtaaacagagttagggatgactatgggcaagcccgtacatgtcccaaggcccaagcaagcaattgtttgggtgccctaagtcatgtccggaCCGACAAGGAGGGACTCTAAAATAGGATCCCACcacagggaggcaccgagcccctaggaccaatcgaacggccctgtgacccactagagaagccctctggcacttttggagtgtgtctcaggaccaccagccgacccctatcgaatggggcactggtcctccacttggacttacccgataacagctcatcggaggtgtcactgctcgcgcctaccgagggtagcctggcatacttcacccctccttccgaacgaaaaggatgcacgagggccgcacaaaaaagataggggaactcctgatcaccctcttgccccgagcagaggcttgggggctcttcctgcaaccaagctgaGACCCAGCGACATGAACTCGCACCCGAAGGCTCGGcaaaacccctccttccgaacaaaaaggatacgCGAGGGCCGCTACAAAAAagataggggaactcctgattgccctcttgcctcgagcagaggctcagggggctcttcctacaaccaaaccgattcctttcagactaaggaactgggcaccgagcccgttacagtccaggggttcgaaggctgggcccccgaggatTTCGACAACCGCCCTAGGACAAATAGAGTCAGagatgactatgggcaagcccgtacatggccaaggcccaagcaagcaaatgcttgggatgccctaagtcgttctgagaccgacagggaggtctctgaatgggatcccaccacagggaggcatcgagcccccggggccaaccGAACGGCCCtaagacccactagagaagccttctggtacttttggagtgcgtcactagcccaccagccgacccctatcgaatgggggcatgggcctccacttggacttacccgataacagctcactggaggtgtcactgctcgcgcccaccgagggtagcctggcatactccaccccttcttccgaacgaaaaggatgtgcgagggccacacaaaaaagacagggaaatgcctgatcgccctcttgctccgagcagaggaaCGGGGGCACAACCGCTTCTGCACTACGTCCCTCGTCCTCTgcaatggtggcggcggcggcggcacggcctCCATGTCCGCTGGTGCCGGAGGTGGTTCCATCGCCCCCGCCAtcgcccgctccacctccaccgtcgagcccGTCAGACTGACGACGCGCTTCCCTGACGCCCGTGCCTCGAGCGTGCTGGCCTCTGTCCTAGGGCGGGTGATCACCAGCCTagaggcgtcctctcctcctcctcctaaagGCGCTAGGCCGCTCATCGACGCCCCAGGCGCCGTCTCCCTGACAtcggggagatggtctaggggaccccgccctGCCTCGCTCTCATCATCGTTGTCGCTCGAAAGGTCCATCGGCGACGATGACGGAGATGGCTCCTTCGAGAGACCGTCGTGCCTCTGTTGCCGGCGACGTTTCTCCAGCTCATCACGCTTGaggttcttcctcttgcgccttgcctcctcagcgtccttccgctccttgtacgcctcggcgtgcgccctgtTCTTAGCTCGCTGctctgcgtcctcgggaacgggcgatggggaggctcgcacatccctcatcccctacaggaacagCAAACGCAATAAGGCAACGGACTGAAAGGGCGAGGGGCAAGAAGGCCTCGGAGGCCGCAGCAACGCGCAACTCACCAGAGAGAGATACCCacacgacgggcgcatcgggaacagAGTTAGGCCACTGCTCCTCAGTCGCCcttccaccgtctctctcacccgacacaGAATCTCCTCATCAGAGAGGGCGACGGtggacatccggatgccatcaatcggctcatccggtgtcatctcgaacaggcgctgccattgagccatcagtggcagcaccctccggtggtggaaggccaccacgaccaTAGCCGCCGTAAGGCCATGGCTGCGCAGCCTCTCCAAGGCCctcaggagcggctgcagcttgggctgatcaaccaACTAGATGCCGTACCTCCACCTAtctggctggctctccacgatCCGCCTGGTATAGGGGGGAAACCTGCCGTCGTCATtatggaggtagaaccagctgttgtaccaacGGCGGTTGGACAACGTgagctgggctgggatgtagaggggCTGCCGATCTTGGCGCACTTAGAGAGTGCAGCTGCTAGCCCTCAATGCCTTCCGCGTGCCTGTTATGCCcaccggcttggtggtgagccccgcccaaaagaggtggagccacagctcctagtggggggcaatgcccaggtatccctcgcagacggcgacgaagatggtcgcctacgcaatggagttggggttgaagttgtggagctccacgccgtagtaatggggagcgcctgcatgaaccggtccgtcggtaggccaaggccatgctcgtggaaggccatgaagctcacgatgtagccatcgcgaggcctcggctccagctcgctccccggagcaatccactccggcctgttggggtcggtgacCGGGCGGAGAAGACCATTGTCGACGAGCGACTGTAGCGTCTCCGTGGAcacgtcggacggaccccaaggatctgcctaAAGGACAACAGCGCCACCTGCCATGGGTGTGATGGAGGATGCGACTATGGCGGTAAGGCGTGCTCTCGCTACCCCTCTCTCTCGCCTATTCTCCCCCTTCTcctttcttctccccggcgctctcttcctctattcttagcaaccgctcgagggcagaaagggcgaatgtaggcaggcaaggtaaggagggacGGGGCGAGGCTTGTCACGTATATATGAGGGAGAGAAGCGGGTGAAACGGACGGGCGATGAAACCGGGGAAACTTCCCAtagatctagcgcagttaatccagatccgactAAACCGCCCAtgcgtccaccttttccttattaaccgcGCATGCATAGTAGCATCCCATCCGTAGACGTTGCAGCAACGGCAGGCATCGTTCCGTCTCCCTaagaaactgcctcaaaaggcacaCCCGctgttgtcagccgatgggaggtctctgaatgggatcccaccacagggaggcaccgagcccctaggaCCAACCGAACGGCCCTGTGACCCACAAGAGAAGCCCTCTAGCACTTTTGGAGTATGTCTCaggaccaccagccgacccctatcgaatggggcatggtcctccacttggacttacccgataatagctcaccggaggtgtcactgctcgcgcccaccgagggtagcctggcatacttcacccctccttccgaacgaaaaggatgcacgagggccgcacaaaaaagataggggaactcctgatcaccctcttgccccgagcagaggcttgggggctcttcctgcaaccaagctgaGACCCAGCGACATGAACTCGCACCCGAAGGCTCGGcaaaacccctccttccgaacaaaaaggatgcgcgagggccgtacaaaaaagataggggaactcctgattgccctcttgcctcgagcagaggctcaggggctcttcctgcaaccaaaccgattcctttcagactaaggaactgggcaccgagcccgttacagtccaggggttcgaaggctgggcccccgaggatTTCGACAACCGCCCTAGGACAAATAGAGTCAGagatgactatgggcaagcccgacatggccaaggcccaagcaagcaaatgcttgggatgccctaagtcgtgtctgagaccggcagggaggtctctgaatgggatcccaccgtagggaggcatcgagcccccggggccaaccGAACGGCCCtaagacccactagagaagccctctggtacttttagaGCGTGTCACTAGCCCACCagtcgacccctatcgaatgggacatgggcctccacttggacttacccgataacaggtcactggaggtgtcactgctcgcgcccaccgagggtagcctggcatactccaccccttcttccgaacgaaaaggatgtgcgagggccacacaaaaaagacagggaaatgcctgatcgccctcttgctccgagcagaggctcgggggctcttcctgcaacccagccgagacccagcgacccaaactcgcactcaggggctcggcaaacgcgactaaccccccccccccactcaaTAGGGAAAGAGCCCCTgaggagtaaatccactcctccagggccttgggggctacacccggcgggtgcgctcgcgcgcacctacCGAGGCCTCAAGCACAAAACACAATCCCGACGGGAGCTGctgcgagccaagtctcgtctAAACCTCTGGGagagtgctcgcactccccccgaggctcgagggctactgtcggataccataaaaaggggtaccctaagcaagaaccaaaaaaattgcttagaccttgtaaatatcgaggccaagagacaaccacgaggcctcggccgattcttcGATTCACCAGAGACCCCCGCACCGCAAGGCCTCGGTCGAGGGACCGACTCTCcggctcgcccgaggccccctcgcccgaggccccgtcacgcaaggcctcggacgaggtaccgattctctgattcgcctgaggccccgcgtcgcaaggcctcagacgaggtaccgattctctgactcgctcgaggccggctcgacaacgaccccgccaccgccgcctcgaCCGATTCCTCTGACAGAacgtcacatccaaccaacgcgtccaaccactcccgcgacgtcagccgcaCGTCGGCGTAGTACAgaggagtggccgacgagacgggagtcacatcaacgccataccatCCAGGACAAGACGGGGAGGGGGTTATCGGTCGCTGTGCTCGGCGCTGTACCCACGACTGAGACCAGTGCTGCACTATGCCgtctaacccctgctccaaggacaacgcggcatggaaagtcaagtccaggcccctgtagcctcggaatcgacaTACAAGgacaactgctccctccgagcctcggccacCCCCTTCCGAGTTCCTGTAGCCTCGggctcgcgcccgccgagccccccacgacggtccagcctctgcatcgactgggcctcagctttgggcctcggctctctacgttgtcggCGCTTTGGGACCGGCACATCGTCTGCAGTATGCGCCATACCCTGCGTCAAGCTGTAGGGGCTCCCACGTCGCGCACAGGACCAAGCTCCTGTATCCTCGGAGTCAGCACACCCGCGCCATCACATCAACCCGGCCTCAGCACTCcacgccggtcaaacatacagcAACCAacacgcctccaacagaagaaggcgcgcctgccaccataggagctcccacatcgTATAGGaccaggcgtgaccggcgcgtcgctccagtgcaccgaggacaaggccgctccaccctCGCCACAGTGACAAGCCACATGGCTCGGGCGCGCCGCCTCCGCTCAGGAAACGCCgcgtagcaaatccatgtaccgtTCCTGTgccccccttcgactataaaagggagtgaccaggacTACTTCTAGGGGGCAGATCGGAcacacgtgcaagcaacgcacaacactctgtaacacacacgctcccCTACTgcgagagatcaacatctcaagcaacccacgccactccgcGCGGAGACCTGAGACTAAGCTCCCTCTCTCgttcagcttgtaagcccctactacaagcacctcggtgcaaggaatacaagatcgctccctCAGATTGGACGTaaggcacctattgcctgaaccagtataaaccttgtgtctctttacatcaccgTCCGGGATTAGAGAcccgcagtacattttcactggCTGGTTGAGGACccttggtccaaaaacaccgacacgTAGCTATCACGCGAAGACtaataaaaattcaaaaatacTGTATATTCAGCTTGGTGCATGCATCTGCATACATCAGTATGCAGGCTCTCCTGTCTTCTCTCTTGAATCTGAGCCCTGATCCCTTGAGTCCCTGACCCTGAGGCAGTGGTTATCAAGATGGTCACGGTGTTGCATTGAGTGTTGGCGAGTAGCCAACAAGGCCTAAATCAATAAGATGAGCATGGTATTTGACTTCAATATACTGTATCACTTGGAATCGTCGGTGATGGGGAAATATGCGAAGACTGTCACTGGCATTTATCAGGAAGTTAACGCGTACTTACACTGGCATTATATTGTATCTGACGTCTGATAACCAAGATAAATCTGGCGACTCGTTGTAGACGTACTGAAACAGGCCAGGTCCAGCCATGGGTCACAATTCAATCTTAACACAAAGTGAGGTAATACACAGTGGCTGCAAGAAATTGCCAAGAAAACAAGTCATGTGTTGTTCAAAGTCTGCTACCTTCAGCGAAGTGGATGATGTGGATGTCTGTGGACCGGTTCACCGGATGGTAGCTACTTTTAGTAGAAGCGACCGCCCGCCGTCGGAATTGCAGCATGGGCTCTCAATGTAAACAGTTGCAATTGTCCCGACAGACCCGCTCTATCTCGCTAGCTAGTCCATGTGAGAATGAGGTCGACGCAGCAGTGATCCGTATTTTCATTTACTTATATGTTCTATATATTCCCCATTGGCTCTGAATACGACATCCTCTAAACAATTCCATGTGCCCAGCCCATCCAGTAGAAACAAGGAGGCTATGCGCCTCAGCGGCTCAGCGCATGTTCCCTTGATCTTGCATAGAGGACGGCCGGAGCTACAAGAAGGTCTAGGAACAAGGACGGCATACTCGAGAAAAGAACAGAGCGATCTAGAACGGATCGACAAGGCGATGGGATCCATCCATGGAAACATGGTATGGTACACTCACCTGTGAGCAGGGCTCgataacgagccagctcggctcagctcgttctggctcgttatattaacgagccagaaagtcagctcggctcggctcgtttacGAGTTCGAGCTGGTTTGTTAAGCTTGTGAGTCAGGTATAAAAAAAAtatacaaaatataatatttgcatttatctaaagcttGAGAATAGTAATAATGCAAAAGTAAGACATCCAACCGCCTTAAATCGAACAAAATATTCATATGTACTCacatatatacaagtataataataTACTATACTATTACATCATACATCCATGGTACATACTCCATACCATATATAATGTGTCCATAATTATCCATACATTCATTAAAAACAAAGTGATAAAGTCATAATAATCCTAAGTTTAAAGAGTCTAGATCAGTTATCAaccaattgtaaagtgcaagacactAAATAAtacaaaactaatataagttatgATGACTTTTTTCTCTGGAAGTGTTGCTCGTTTGGCATCATGAGCTGACTCGAGTTAACTCGTTATAGCTAACAAACTAAAATCTTAGCCTGGCTCAACTCATTATCGTAACGAGCCGAGCCAGCCAGGTGCCGAGGGAGCTAACAAGCTTAGTTTTTTTGTCCAGCCTTTCCTGTGAGTCTGTGACAGCACCAACGACGAAGAAGGCCAGGAGGACCTCCGTGGGCTTTTTCCTACCAAATTGGCCCAACTGGCCAGTTCAGTTCCTTTGTTGGCT belongs to Miscanthus floridulus cultivar M001 chromosome 4, ASM1932011v1, whole genome shotgun sequence and includes:
- the LOC136549215 gene encoding uncharacterized protein — protein: MEAYCKLVRRLEDKFNGLELNHISRKFNEPMDELAKMVSAWAPVPLNIFARDLHKPSIDYALVAEEGLPVEPTAGPKAPSVTKTPSTEPEVMEINVEPPEANQSTDWRASFLDCLIQGELPVDRTEARWLTRRAKTYILSNGEL